In Synergistaceae bacterium, the genomic window GTGCCGTTTATGCGGGATTGGAGATGGCGGGCGGCGTTTTTTGATGACAGATTTTCGGGGAGGCAGGACTGTTTTCCGCAGGAAGAATTTTCGCGGGCAGTGCGTGAGGCTGAATGGGTATGGCTTTCACCTGAGGCGATTCGGGATAGGTGGCTTCTGTCGACACAGAATATTTTGCGCGAAAAGAAGGGCTGCTTCCTTCAGGGGCCGGGGATTCCTGCAGCGGCCGGGGCATTTTCGGCACTGGGAGTAACTCATCTAGTTGCGCCTCTGTGTGATGACGCGGAAAAAATCGAGGCTCATATTTCGGCAGGGGGCAGTGCGTGGCTATGTGAGGCGTTAAGGTGGCGGGTATATATTTCCGGCTGAACTGTGATATAATTCATTGCGTCATAGAGCTGAGGGGCTTTATGGCAGACGGTCATGAACAAGACAAAACGAGGGGAGGAAAATATAATGGCAAAAGCAGTAGTAGACGAGAGCGTATGCGTAGGCTGTGAGTCATGCGTAGGAGCTTGCCCCGTTTCGGCGATTTCAGTAGACGGCGGAAAAGCGAAAGTTGACGCGGACGCTTGCGTAGAGTGTGGGACATGCGTAGGAACATGCCCGGTATCAGCAATATCGCAGTAAGTATTTCAGGAAAATGCAGTCCCCGGAAGTGTGAAACCTCCGGGGATTTTTTGTGCGTGTTATTTCGCGTGAGAGTCCCTGAATGCGCGGTACTCTTCCGATTGTGAGGCGAGGTTCTCGAAGTCGCTGACGTATTCGGCGGC contains:
- a CDS encoding 4Fe-4S binding protein — its product is MAKAVVDESVCVGCESCVGACPVSAISVDGGKAKVDADACVECGTCVGTCPVSAISQ